From the genome of Vigna angularis cultivar LongXiaoDou No.4 chromosome 11, ASM1680809v1, whole genome shotgun sequence, one region includes:
- the LOC108332912 gene encoding dehydration-responsive element-binding protein 1F has product MNFEIEYPFSFQSSSTIFQSSSLTPPNNNNTNPNLLSHPLVHAQFVVSPKRKGGRKKFKETRHPIYRGVRQRKGKWVCELREPKKTTRIWLGTYPTPEMAARAHDVGALAIRGTSAILNFPNSASFLPILNSSSPKDIRAAAAEAAESFRPISLSSLSNSRNEKTGRKTKCRRVCKKVSSMEEKTQTTVLESSLNNMQNLDREKCDVITSGMEKNNCDLSSTVFFDEEALFNMPGLLDRMAESLCLFPLPSVDYWDDHAYFTDFNLWTD; this is encoded by the coding sequence ATGAATTTTGAGATTGAATATCCTTTTTCATTTCAATCTTCTTCCACCATTTTCCAATCATCATCACTCACACcacctaataataataatactaaccCGAACCTACTTTCACATCCTTTAGTTCATGCACAATTTGTAGTTTCCCCCAAAAGGAAAGGTGGGAGAAAGAAGTTCAAGGAAACGCGCCACCCTATTTATAGGGGTGTCCGACAAAGGAAGGGAAAGTGGGTTTGTGAGCTCAGGGAACCCAAGAAGACCACAAGGATTTGGTTAGGGACATACCCTACACCTGAAATGGCAGCTAGGGCACATGATGTGGGTGCCCTAGCAATTAGGGGCACCTCAGCGATTCTAAACTTTCCAAACTCAGCTTCTTTTCTTCCAATCCTTAACTCCTCTTCACCTAAAGATATTCGAGCAGCCGCAGCAGAAGCTGCTGAGAGTTTCAGACCGATCTCGCTTTCTTCCTTGTCCAATTCTCGTAACGAGAAAACCGGTCGCAAAACTAAGTGCAGGAGGGTTTGTAAAAAGGTTTCATCAATGGAGGAAAAGACACAGACAACAGTGTTGGAGTCGTCCTTGAATAACATGCAGAATTTGGATCGTGAAAAATGTGATGTTATCACCAGTGGCATGGAGAAAAACAACTGTGATTTGTCTTCGACTGTGTTCTTCGATGAGGAGGCATTGTTTAACATGCCTGGTCTCTTGGATAGAATGGCAGAGAGTTTATGTCTTTTTCCACTACCTTCCGTAGATTATTGGGATGATCATGCTTATTTCACAGACTTCAATTTGTGGACTGATTGA
- the LOC108333503 gene encoding uncharacterized protein LOC108333503 isoform X2 encodes MQISESLLRTSIGLFQVSSLDYNARSLTISNPCSSSLHYISPLAVTAGFHSPPEPNSLLLFNCSSTIDSIPPFIRNAKGLLHNCGHAASTSSRIQEQEKNPNSCFVIEDLRKFNKDFHPKHLNCSHYSWMHRSSSNGEAEGYVLGTWMSFDVPNHVEDLCKECEKPYRNCGVGLKFLCHAKRVQMAS; translated from the exons ATGCAGATCTCAGAATCTCTACTGAGAACATCTATTGGACTTTTCCAAGTTTCTTCACTTGACTATAATGCTAGATCACTAACCATATCTAAcccttgttcttcttctctccATTATATTTCTCCTCTGGCTGTTACTGCAGGCTTTCATTCTCCTCCAGAACCTAACTCACTCCTTCTTTTCAACTGTTCAAGCACAATAGATTCCATTCCACCATTTATCCGAAATGCCAAAGGCTTGCTGCATAACTGTGGACATGCTGCTTCAACTTCTTCTAGGATTCAAGAGCAAGAGAAAAATCCAAATTCATGTTTTGTTATTGAAGATCTTCGAAAGTTTAACAAGGACTTTCATCCTAAACATTTGAACTGCTCTCATTATAGCTGGATGCATAGAAGCTCCTCAAATGGCGAAGCTGAAGGGTATGTGTTGGGAACATGGATGTCCTTTGATGTGCCAAATCATGTGGAAGATCTTTGTAAAGAGTGTGAAAAGCCCTATCGCAACTGTGGTGTAGGGCTGAAGTTCTTATGTCACGCAAAAAGAGTGCA AATGGCTTCGTGA
- the LOC108333503 gene encoding uncharacterized protein LOC108333503 isoform X1 — protein sequence MQISESLLRTSIGLFQVSSLDYNARSLTISNPCSSSLHYISPLAVTAGFHSPPEPNSLLLFNCSSTIDSIPPFIRNAKGLLHNCGHAASTSSRIQEQEKNPNSCFVIEDLRKFNKDFHPKHLNCSHYSWMHRSSSNGEAEGYVLGTWMSFDVPNHVEDLCKECEKPYRNCGVGLKFLCHAKRVQCCCFLQGCIGSIF from the exons ATGCAGATCTCAGAATCTCTACTGAGAACATCTATTGGACTTTTCCAAGTTTCTTCACTTGACTATAATGCTAGATCACTAACCATATCTAAcccttgttcttcttctctccATTATATTTCTCCTCTGGCTGTTACTGCAGGCTTTCATTCTCCTCCAGAACCTAACTCACTCCTTCTTTTCAACTGTTCAAGCACAATAGATTCCATTCCACCATTTATCCGAAATGCCAAAGGCTTGCTGCATAACTGTGGACATGCTGCTTCAACTTCTTCTAGGATTCAAGAGCAAGAGAAAAATCCAAATTCATGTTTTGTTATTGAAGATCTTCGAAAGTTTAACAAGGACTTTCATCCTAAACATTTGAACTGCTCTCATTATAGCTGGATGCATAGAAGCTCCTCAAATGGCGAAGCTGAAGGGTATGTGTTGGGAACATGGATGTCCTTTGATGTGCCAAATCATGTGGAAGATCTTTGTAAAGAGTGTGAAAAGCCCTATCGCAACTGTGGTGTAGGGCTGAAGTTCTTATGTCACGCAAAAAGAGTGCA GTGTTGTTGCTTTCTTCAAGGATGTATAGGTAGCATTTTTTAA
- the LOC108333418 gene encoding uncharacterized protein LOC108333418 translates to MNMADIISCFNENAVNVSHSSCSSYSNNACISPSVTPSTQNSVTSVYKTTLSNQKQVLITVTWCKSHSNQGLTITFGEENPLEPSFRLNTNSRLLRKKKGSKVLESQDSKVEVFWDLSKAKYDTGPEPVEGFYVAILVDAEIGLVLGEEDVVKKFKTRTLLAKVSLLSRREHCSGNAVYATKAQFCDSGTWHDILIRCSGENEGLKAPVLSVCIDKKTVIRVKRLQWNFRGNQTIFVDGLLVDLLWDVHNWFFNPASGYAVFMFRTRSGLDSRLWLEEKIAQKDKDRVEFSLLIYACKTT, encoded by the coding sequence ATGAATATGGCAGATATAATATCTTGCTTCAATGAGAACGCAGTGAATGTGTCACACTCATCGTGTTCTAGCTACTCAAACAACGCCTGCATATCTCCCAGTGTTACACCTTCAACGCAGAACTCGGTGACCTCTGTCTACAAAACCACCCTCTCCAACCAAAAGCAGGTTCTGATCACGGTCACGTGGTGCAAGAGCCACTCCAACCAAGGACTCACCATAACCTTCGGCGAAGAGAACCCTTTGGAACCATCTTTCAGGCTCAACACAAATTCGCGGTTGTTAAGGAAAAAGAAGGGAAGCAAGGTCCTAGAATCCCAAGACTCCAAGGTTGAAGTCTTCTGGGACCTGTCGAAGGCCAAGTACGACACTGGTCCCGAACCTGTTGAAGGGTTTTACGTGGCGATTCTGGTTGATGCAGAGATAGGACTCGTTCTTGGAGAAGAAGATGTGGTGAAGAAGTTCAAAACGAGAACCCTTTTGGCCAAGGTTTCGCTTTTGTCACGGCGTGAACATTGCTCCGGCAACGCCGTTTACGCCACCAAGGCTCAGTTCTGTGACAGCGGAACCTGGCATGACATTTTGATCCGATGCAGTGGGGAGAATGAGGGCCTGAAAGCTCCTGTTTTGTCCGTTTGCATTGACAAGAAAACGGTGATCCGTGTGAAGAGGCTGCAGTGGAATTTCAGGGGCAACCAAACGATTTTTGTTGATGGGTTGCTGGTGGATTTGCTTTGGGATGTTCATAACTGGTTTTTCAACCCTGCTTCTGGTTATGCAGTGTTCATGTTCAGGACCAGAAGTGGCTTGGATAGCAGATTGTGGTTAGAGGAAAAGATTGCACAGAAAGACAAAGACAGAGTTGAATTCTCCTTGTTGATCTATGCATGTAAGACCACATGA